CTCGGACGTGGCGATGGTGTTCCAGATGCATTATCTGGTCGAGTCGATGAGCGCCTACCGCAACTCGCTGACGGGCGCGCTCAACCGGACGGAGACGGTCGACAGCGTCATCTCGAACTACGAGGAAGCCGACAAGGACCTCGCGCTGGAGGCGCTCGACACGGTCGGACTGCTCGATGAGGCCGACCAGCGCGCCGGCTCCATGTCCGGCGGCCAACAGCAGCGCGTCGGCATCGCCCGTGCGCTCACGCAGAACCCCGAACTCCTGCTCGCCGACGAGCCGGTCGCGAGTCTCGACCCCAAGGCCGCACAGGAGGTCATGCGGTATCTGAAGCTGGCCGCAGACGACCGCGATTTGACCTCGGTCGTCTCGCTCCACCAGGTCAACATCGCCCGCGAGTTCGGCGAGCGGTTCCTCGGACTCCGCGACGGCGAGGTGGTCTTCGACGGCGGCAAAGAGGACCTGACGATGGACGTGGTCGACCGCATCTACTACGGCGACGGTGACGAGGAGAGCGAGACCGGCGTCGAACACCTGGCTGAAACGTAATCATGGCAACAAGCGACATTCAAAACGTCAAGGAGCGAATCGAGAGTCAACAGCTGGTCCGGCGCATTCTGGGCTTTTTCGGTCTCTTCGTCATCCTCGGATTGACCACGCTGGGGATGGTGTACGTCGAGTTCACGCTGGCGCAGTTCATCCAGCAGTTCCCTATCTGGCTCGACAGCGTCTCCCGGTTCCTCCAGCCCGACTTTATCGACCTGACGCTCGCCACCCGCCAGGAGGGAATCGGCGGGCTCGGCGCAATCTGGTACACGCTTACCAATCCGTGGACGATTGTCGAGGCTGCCGGCCAGACCCAACTCAGCGGGAGTCTGCTCGTCCCGGCCGCCATCACGACAATCATCGTCGGCTTCACCGGAACCGTCCTCGGCTTCCCGCTCGCGCTCCTGTTTGGCGTGCTCGGCTCCGAGCGCGTGACGCCGTTCCCGTTCAACTTCATCTTCCGTGGCACGATGTCCGCGATTCGCTCGGTGCCGGCGCTGGTGTGGGTGTTCATCTACATCGCCCTGTTCGGCATCTCTGAGAAGTCGGCCATCATCGCTATCGCGACCGACACCATCGGGAACCTCGGTCGCCTCTTCACCGACGAACTCGAGGAAATCGACGACGGCCCAATCGAGGCCATCTCCTCGACGGGTGCCGGCCGGGCACAGACGGTCATCTTCGGTATGCTCTCGCAGGTGTCCACCTCTTTCATCGCGTGGACGCTGTACGTGCTCGAAATCAACACCCGCATCGCCATCTCGCTCGGCGTCGTCGGTGCCGGCGGGCTGGGACAGTACATCAAGCTGAAACTCCAGTTCGGCAGCGACCAGGCGTACGCCGCGGCCGCCGCCGGACTCATCATGGTGATGCTCATCGTCGTCAGCGTCGAACTCATCTCCTCGCGCATCCGCGCCCGGTTGCGCCCCGGCGAGGACACCGGTAAGGGCCTCGTCGAGACCGTCCGCGGGCTGTTCGACGGGAACAAGTGGCTCGGCCGCACCGACACGAACTAGCTCAGTAGTCGCCGAGTCGGGACTGTCCCGACTCGCTGTCGCCGACGCCCGCGAGCTCGGCCGCGCGGGCAATCGCCGTCTCGAACGTCTCTTCCTGACTTCGATCGTACAGCGTCGCCGCCGGATGCACGGAGACGAGCAGCCGGTAGGCAGACTCGCCGACCCGCACGTCGAACAGGTCGCCGGCTTCGTCCGTCACGCCGACCGACCGCCCGAGCAGGTGCTCGGAGGGGACCTTTCCGAGCGTGACGACGAGTTCGGGGTCGAGCCGCTCGATTTCCGTCTCCAGATACTTGCGGCAGTTGTCGAGTTCGCCCGTCGTCGGGTCCCGGTTGTCCGGCGGGCGACAGCGCACGCAGTTGGTGATGCGCACGTCGCCGCGAGCGAGCCCCGCATCGCGGAGCGCGTCGTCGAGCACCGTCCCCGAGCGGCCGACGAACGGCTCGCCCTGTTCGTCCTCGTTCGCGCCCGGTCCCTCGCCGACGAACAGCAGGTCCGCGTCCGCCGGGCCGACGCCGTTGACGATGCGCGAGCGCGACGCACACAGCTCCGGACAGCGTTCACACGCCGTCACGTCCAGTCCGTCCATACCGACTGCACGCGACCCGCAGTTAAGAATCCGCCCGAAATCGCCGCCCGGCGCGGGCCGCGAGCCGTGCGACTCGGAGGGGTTCGGGCCGACCCCCCTCGGGCGTGAACCCCCGGACAATCGGTTCGGGGTCGTCGGTCCCGACGGCTCGCACCCACACCCGCTCGCCGTTGACCGCGACCTGCTCTCGCGGCGGCTGTCGCTCGTAGATACCACGGCGCGCGGCGAGTGCGTCGCCGTCGAACTCGCGGGCGAGTGCGGCGTCGAGTCCCGCGCTCGCCTCGAAGGAGACAGAGACGACGGGGCGGTCGGCCTGCTCGTGAACCCGGTGGAGGTCGAAGAGATTGAACCACGCGGGCGCGATGCCCGCAAGCAGTACGTACTGTGCGTCTGGTCGGTCGAGCCGCGAGAGAAGGGAGCAGGCGGCGTCGGTCGCGTCGAGCCCGCCGACGGTACAGCGGCCGTACTCCAGTCCGTCGACGCTTCGGTCGGCGCGGACGACCGCCGCGGCGAGGGTCGACTCGCCGTCGCCGGCCGACTCGGCGATACCGACCGCCCGGGTGGCCTGCTTCACTCAGTCGTCGTCCTGCATCTCCTGGAACTGGTCGAGCAGTTCGTCACTGGAGTCCAGATCGAAGGAGACCTCGCCGTCGTGGTCGTGTTCCGCGGCGTTGATGCCGTCTTCGTCCTCGAAGTCGGTGTCGTACTCCTGATTCTCCTGTTCGGACTCATCATAGCTCCCAAATCCCATATGTATACGTAAGTTACTAATCTGGACGGAAAAGCTCACGGGTCGTCCACAGGCTCAAGCGTCCCCCTCACGTACCCCGACTATGGACCCGATTCCGGTCACCGCAGACGCAGAGGTGTTCACCTGCAACGCGTATCTCGTCCCCGGCGAGACGACCACGCTCGTCGACGCCGGCGCGATGGAGGGGGTCGTCGAGGTCATCGAGTCGCACGTCGAATCGGTCGACGCCGTCGTTCTCACCCACCAGCACGGCGACCACGTCGCCCAACTCGACGCCGTCGTCGACCGATTCGACCCCGACGTGTACGCCTACGCCGACCACGACCACCGGACCCACGCCATCGACGACGGCGACACCGTCCCAATCGGCGACGAGGCGTTCGACGTGGTGTACACACCGGGCCACGCCGACGACCACGTCTCCTTGGTCTCCGACGCGACGCTCTTCTCGGGCGACGTCGTCGTCTACAACGACGGAGCCTTCGACGACGGGAGCTTCGGGCGCACGGACATGGCCGGTCAGTCGCGCGAGCGACTCATCGAATCCCTGCAGGACCTCCTTCCGCACCTCGACGGCGTCGAAGCGATGTACGCGGGCCACGGCGACCCGTTCACGGGTGACGTGACCGAGGTCGTCGAGCGGGCGCTCGAACGCGCACAGCGCCGCGAGCCGAAGTACCCCGAATGAAACTCCTTTTCGCCCGCGAGCGGCGACTCGGCGTATGAACGTATCGGAAGGCGGCGTCACCATCGAGGTGTCCGAGACGCGCGACGGCGCGAGCGAGGGGACCGGCGAGGGCGTCTTCTTCAACCCCACACAGGAGCTGAACCGCGACCTCACCGTCGCCGTCCTCGACACGTGGGCCGAGGAGCAACGCGACGGTCCCGGCACGTATCTCGACGCGATGTGCGCCTCCGGGGTCCGCGGCGTCCGCGCGGCGAACGCCGGCTGGGACGTGACCTGTACCGACATCGACAGCGACGCGACGGAGCTTGCGGCCCGGAACCTCGACCGCAACGACCTCGCGGGCGAGACCGAGCGCACGAACGTCAACGCCCACCTCTACGAGCACCACTACGACGTGGTCGACCTCGACCCGTTCGGGACGGTCGTGCCCTTCCTCGATGCGGCGTTCAACGGCGCGAGCGAACTGCTGTGTATCACGGCGACCGACACCGCCCCGCTGTGTGGTGCCCACTTCGAGAGCGGCGTCCGCAAGTACGGCGTCGTCCCGCGCAACACGGAGTTCCACCCCGAGATGGGAACCCGGACCCTGCTGTCGGCGTCTGTTCGGACCGCGGCCCGGTACGACGTGGCCGCGACTCCCGTCTTCACTCACGCGACCAGCCACTACGTCCGGACGTATCTCGCACTCGATTCGGGCGCGAGCGAGGCGAACGACCGCATCGACCAGCTCGGCTACGTCGACTGGTGTAACCACTGCTACTGGCGCGACCACGAGCACGGACTCATCGCCGACCCTGTTGAGGAGTGTCCACACTGCGGCCACGCCACGCAAACCGCGGGCCCGCTGTGGCTCGGCCCGACCCACGACCAGTCGTTCGCCGCCGCCGTCCGCGAGAACGTCACCGAGACGATGGGCGAGGCGACGAAGGCCCGGCGGCTCTGTGACCGCCTCGAAGTCGAGCGCCACGACCCCACCCACTACGACCAACACGAACTGTACGGCAACTGGGGCGAGTCGGCTATCGGGATGGACGACTTTCTCGACGCGCTCCGGGACGCCGGCCACCCGGCCTCCCGCAGCCACTACGGCGGAACGACGTTCAAGACGCCGGCGTCGGTCGGCGAGATTCGCGACGCCGTCTTATAACTGACTGCGCGTCGACCACCGGATATGCGCCGTCTCGCTCGCGACGTGTACGCCGTCGGTCGCCGGGCCGACGTGTCGACGCTCGCGGGAGCACTCGCGTACTTCGCGTTCGTCGCGCTCGTCCCGCTTGGCGTGTTGTTCGTCGTCGCGATAGCCACGCTGGTCGGCGAGCCGACCGGCTCGCGGGTGCTCGCGCTCCTCGCTGAGACGCTCGAACCCGGAGTCGGCTCGCTCATCGAGTCGAACGTGCGCGACGCCCGCGGTCGGTTCGAGGCGACGCTGCTCGGCACGGCGACGCTCGCGTTCGGTGGGGTCCGGCTGTTCCAGACGCTGGAGCGGGGCTTCGCCAGCATCTACGGCGAGCGCCGCGGGCGGTCGCGGTCGGCGGCCCTCCGAGACGTGGCCGTGGTCGCGCTCGCCGACGGCCTCGCGCTCGCCGTCCTCGGTGTGGCCGGGAGCCACCTCGTCCACGGCGTCTCTGACGGCTGGGTTGCACCCGTCGGCACCGTCTTCCTGTTCGCCGGACTCGTCTGTGCCGTCCTCCCGACGTTCGCCGTCTTCCCGTCCGCGTCAGTGGGTGCGCGCGAAGCCCTCCCGGGCGCGGCGCTGTCGGCGGGGAGTTGGACCCTCGCGACGGTCGCCGTCAGGTGGTACGCCACCACCGGCGGACCGTGGCAGTACGGCGCGCTCGGAGTCGTCGTGCTCTCGCTCGGCTGGCTCTACGTCGGCGGGCTGGTCGTACTCGTCGGTGCAGCGCTCAACGCCGTGCTCGGCGGCCACGTCGACCCCGACGAGGCGTGGCATCCCGGCGATTATTAGTACGGAGTCGCCCACCACAGGGTATGAACCGCCGTCAGTCCGGCCTGCTCGACACCGTGGGGACGGTCGTCACCGTGGTCCGGAGCGACCAAATCACCTTCATCGCCGCGAGTCTCGCCTACTACGCGTTCATCTCGCTGCTCCCGCTGCTGTTGCTCACCGTCGTCGCCGTCAGCGTGGTCGGCGGGCCGGAGCTGGCCGCGACGCTCGGCACCGCGGCCGCGAACTCTTTCGGCCAACAGGCCGGTGCGCTCGTCGAGAGCGCGCTCGTCAACGCCGCGGGCAGAAGCGGTGCCACCGTCGTCGGGACCGCGCTTCTCGTCTGGTCTGCCCTGAAGCTGTTTCGCGGGCTGAAGGTCGCGTTCACCACCATCTACGGCACCGTCGACGAGCAGTCGATTCTCGACCAGCTCCGCGACGGCTTCGTCGCGCTCGTCGGCGTCGGGCTCGGCATCGCGGCGACGGTGGTCGTCGGCTTCGCCGTCGCCCGCGTCGACCGCTCCATCGTCGGTATCGACATGGCGGACGTGGCCGGGACGGGACTGCTCGTGCTCGGGCTCCTGCTCGTCTTCTTACCCCTCTACTACGTGCTTCCCGACCGCGGCGTGGTGACGGTCCGCGAGGCAGTCCCGGGGGCGCTCGTCGCCGCCGTCGGCTGGACCGGGCTACAGGTCGGCTTCCGCATCTATGCGGAACAGGCCGCGACCTACCAGGCGTACGGCGTCCTCGGCGGCGTGCTCCTGCTCGTCACCTTCCTGTACATCGGCGGCATCATCCTGCTCGTCGGCGTCGTCGTGAACGCCGTCCTCGCCGGGCGCATCGACGACCAGAGCGACCTCATCGACACCGACGCCCACGAGACAGGAGGGAGGGGCTTATCTGCCACGGGTACGACCACTCTCGATGTGAGCGAGGACGCCGACGACCGCGACGGACACGACGACCGCGACGAGGAGATTCGCGAACTCCGTGAACGACTCGCCGAGTTCGAAGACGAGGTCGAAGAGCGCACGGTCAAACGCGACGACCTGGAGCGTGACCTCAAGCGGTACGTCCGCCGGAAAGTTCGCTCCGGGAAAG
This portion of the Halosegnis longus genome encodes:
- a CDS encoding endonuclease dU: MKQATRAVGIAESAGDGESTLAAAVVRADRSVDGLEYGRCTVGGLDATDAACSLLSRLDRPDAQYVLLAGIAPAWFNLFDLHRVHEQADRPVVSVSFEASAGLDAALAREFDGDALAARRGIYERQPPREQVAVNGERVWVRAVGTDDPEPIVRGFTPEGGRPEPLRVARLAARAGRRFRADS
- a CDS encoding phosphonate ABC transporter ATP-binding protein, with the translated sequence MATVTASGLTKVYGEDTVALDDVSFELEDGEFVVLLGPSGAGKSTLLRILNGLTQPTEGTLEIGGEEVTGTRSDVAMVFQMHYLVESMSAYRNSLTGALNRTETVDSVISNYEEADKDLALEALDTVGLLDEADQRAGSMSGGQQQRVGIARALTQNPELLLADEPVASLDPKAAQEVMRYLKLAADDRDLTSVVSLHQVNIAREFGERFLGLRDGEVVFDGGKEDLTMDVVDRIYYGDGDEESETGVEHLAET
- a CDS encoding PhnE/PtxC family ABC transporter permease, producing MATSDIQNVKERIESQQLVRRILGFFGLFVILGLTTLGMVYVEFTLAQFIQQFPIWLDSVSRFLQPDFIDLTLATRQEGIGGLGAIWYTLTNPWTIVEAAGQTQLSGSLLVPAAITTIIVGFTGTVLGFPLALLFGVLGSERVTPFPFNFIFRGTMSAIRSVPALVWVFIYIALFGISEKSAIIAIATDTIGNLGRLFTDELEEIDDGPIEAISSTGAGRAQTVIFGMLSQVSTSFIAWTLYVLEINTRIAISLGVVGAGGLGQYIKLKLQFGSDQAYAAAAAGLIMVMLIVVSVELISSRIRARLRPGEDTGKGLVETVRGLFDGNKWLGRTDTN
- a CDS encoding DUF5786 family protein; translated protein: MGFGSYDESEQENQEYDTDFEDEDGINAAEHDHDGEVSFDLDSSDELLDQFQEMQDDD
- a CDS encoding tRNA (guanine(26)-N(2))-dimethyltransferase, yielding MNVSEGGVTIEVSETRDGASEGTGEGVFFNPTQELNRDLTVAVLDTWAEEQRDGPGTYLDAMCASGVRGVRAANAGWDVTCTDIDSDATELAARNLDRNDLAGETERTNVNAHLYEHHYDVVDLDPFGTVVPFLDAAFNGASELLCITATDTAPLCGAHFESGVRKYGVVPRNTEFHPEMGTRTLLSASVRTAARYDVAATPVFTHATSHYVRTYLALDSGASEANDRIDQLGYVDWCNHCYWRDHEHGLIADPVEECPHCGHATQTAGPLWLGPTHDQSFAAAVRENVTETMGEATKARRLCDRLEVERHDPTHYDQHELYGNWGESAIGMDDFLDALRDAGHPASRSHYGGTTFKTPASVGEIRDAVL
- a CDS encoding YihY/virulence factor BrkB family protein gives rise to the protein MNRRQSGLLDTVGTVVTVVRSDQITFIAASLAYYAFISLLPLLLLTVVAVSVVGGPELAATLGTAAANSFGQQAGALVESALVNAAGRSGATVVGTALLVWSALKLFRGLKVAFTTIYGTVDEQSILDQLRDGFVALVGVGLGIAATVVVGFAVARVDRSIVGIDMADVAGTGLLVLGLLLVFLPLYYVLPDRGVVTVREAVPGALVAAVGWTGLQVGFRIYAEQAATYQAYGVLGGVLLLVTFLYIGGIILLVGVVVNAVLAGRIDDQSDLIDTDAHETGGRGLSATGTTTLDVSEDADDRDGHDDRDEEIRELRERLAEFEDEVEERTVKRDDLERDLKRYVRRKVRSGKARGWGPYLVLLYGTVMTLGAFTQLSGGWAVLAMLVIWLSTLGLYALMLIVGGGLSAAQLPFKLRDSVADRRR
- a CDS encoding MBL fold metallo-hydrolase, encoding MDPIPVTADAEVFTCNAYLVPGETTTLVDAGAMEGVVEVIESHVESVDAVVLTHQHGDHVAQLDAVVDRFDPDVYAYADHDHRTHAIDDGDTVPIGDEAFDVVYTPGHADDHVSLVSDATLFSGDVVVYNDGAFDDGSFGRTDMAGQSRERLIESLQDLLPHLDGVEAMYAGHGDPFTGDVTEVVERALERAQRREPKYPE
- a CDS encoding uracil-DNA glycosylase, which gives rise to MDGLDVTACERCPELCASRSRIVNGVGPADADLLFVGEGPGANEDEQGEPFVGRSGTVLDDALRDAGLARGDVRITNCVRCRPPDNRDPTTGELDNCRKYLETEIERLDPELVVTLGKVPSEHLLGRSVGVTDEAGDLFDVRVGESAYRLLVSVHPAATLYDRSQEETFETAIARAAELAGVGDSESGQSRLGDY
- a CDS encoding YihY/virulence factor BrkB family protein, yielding MRRLARDVYAVGRRADVSTLAGALAYFAFVALVPLGVLFVVAIATLVGEPTGSRVLALLAETLEPGVGSLIESNVRDARGRFEATLLGTATLAFGGVRLFQTLERGFASIYGERRGRSRSAALRDVAVVALADGLALAVLGVAGSHLVHGVSDGWVAPVGTVFLFAGLVCAVLPTFAVFPSASVGAREALPGAALSAGSWTLATVAVRWYATTGGPWQYGALGVVVLSLGWLYVGGLVVLVGAALNAVLGGHVDPDEAWHPGDY